A genomic stretch from Arachis stenosperma cultivar V10309 chromosome 3, arast.V10309.gnm1.PFL2, whole genome shotgun sequence includes:
- the LOC130967526 gene encoding uncharacterized protein LOC130967526 — protein MIKKEELVRHDQPPPMLAAPRKLLGYSSEAKKAALQNLEDVLLEPPRASSRISRKYLKRTKYLPNLMGDSLESYPRRVFIDVKLAEKEGERKNDWFQKNYPTRNKNFEMYNINIEIITADEEASTKEVPQIGMSDWMRKNVKDEEFVVMKAEAEVVEEMIKRDTIGLVDELFLECKPHKKQENNRSRRAYWECLALYGNLRDKGVAVHQWWG, from the exons ATGATAAAGAAGGAAGAACTTGTTCGTCATGATCAGCCACCGCCAATGCTGGCTGCGCCTAGAAAGCTTCTTGGCTACTCCTCCGAAGCAAAGAAAGCTGCACTGCAAAACCTTGAAGATGTCTTGTTAGAGCCTCCAAGAGCCTCATCGAGAATATCAAGAAAATACTTGAAGCGCACTAA ATATCTTCCGAATTTGATGGGCGATTCTTTGGAAAGTTATCCTCGTAGAGTTTTTATTGATGTTAAATTGGCGGAGAAAgaaggagagagaaaaaatgATTGGTTCCAGAAGAATTATCCAACAAGAAACAAGAACTTCGAAATGTACAACATAAATATCGAAATAATTACAGCGGACGAAGAGGCGTCAACGAAAGAGGTGCCACAAATAGGAATGTCAGATTGGATGCGAAAGAATGTGAAGGATGAAGAATTTGTAGTGATGAAGGCAGAGGCAGAAGTGGTGGAAGAGATGATAAAAAGAGATACTATTGGACTGGTAGATGAGCTTTTCTTAGAGTGCAAGCCACATAAAAAACAAGAGAATAATAGAAGTCGTAGGGCTTATTGGGAGTGTTTGGCACTCTATGGAAACTTGAGGGATAAAGGTGTAGCTGTACATCAATGGTGGGGTTAG
- the LOC130970278 gene encoding L-ascorbate oxidase homolog: MIRGEPLSLSCLLSFCSILLLLLNSIINVAGEDPYRFFDWTITYGDIYPLGVKQKGILINGQFPGPEIYSVTNDNLIINVHNNLPEPFLLTWSGVQERRNSYQDGVYGTTCPIPPGKNYTYTLQVKDQIGSFFYFPSLAFHKAAGGFGSLKILSRPLIPVPFPPPADDFSLLIGDWYSIDNNRLKAVLDYGHKLPFPHAVLINGRPNGATFTVEQGKTYRLRISNVGLQNTLNFRIEGHSMKLVEVEGTHTLQSTYSSIDVHVGQSYSVLVTADQAAKDYYIAVSTRFTSKVLTATAALHYSNSNQPLSGPLPPAPTQLDWSIQQARSIRTNLTASGPRPNPQGSYHYGLINISRTIILESSAAQVNGKQRYAVNSVSFVPGDTPLKLADYFNIGGVFQVGSIPDTPSHKPMYLATSVMAANFRAFVEIIFQNHENIVQSWHIDGYSFWVVGMDSGIWTPDSRKEYNLADAVSRCTTQVYPRSWTAIYMALDNVGMWNIRSEFWARQYLGQQFYMRVYSPVESPRDEYPLPKNALLCGRAVGRT, encoded by the exons ATGATCAGGGGTGAACCATTATCACTCTCTTGCCTTCTCAGCTTTTGTTCAATATTGTTGTTGCTATTGAACAGCATTATTAACGTTGCTGGGGAAGACCCTTATAGGTTCTTTGATTGGACCATTACCTATGGTGACATTTATCCCCTTGGAGTTAAACAAAAG GGCATTTTGATCAATGGACAATTTCCAGGGCCTGAAATCTACTCTGTTACCAATGACAATTTGATCATCAATGTTCACAATAACTTGCCCGAGCCGTTTCTTCTAACATG gagTGGTGTTCAAGAAAGGAGAAACTCTTACCAAGACGGAGTATATGGAACAACATGCCCAATTCCACCTGGGAAAAATTACACATACACCCTTCAAGTGAAAGACCAAATTGGAAGCTTCTTCTATTTCCCATCACTTGCTTTCCACAAAGCTGCTGGTGGCTTTGGCTCCCTCAAGATCCTCAGCAGGCCTTTGATTCCTGTCCCATTCCCTCCTCCTGCTGATGATTTCTCTCTTCTCATTGGAGATTGGTACAGCATTGACAACAAT AGGCTCAAGGCTGTTCTTGATTATGGACACAAACTTCCATTCCCTCATGCTGTTTTAATCAATGGTCGTCCAAATGGAGCAACTTTCACCGTTGAACAAG GAAAAACATATAGGCTTAGGATATCAAATGTTGGACTCCAGAACACACTGAACTTTAGGATTGAAGGACACAGCATGAAACTGGTGGAAGTTGAGGGAACTCACACATTGCAGAGCACATATAGCTCAATAGATGTCCACGTGGGACAATCTTATTCGGTGCTGGTGACAGCAGATCAAGCAGCCAAGGACTACTACATTGCTGTCTCAACTCGTTTCACTTCTAAGGTCCTCACAGCAACCGCCGCACTTCACTATTCTAACTCCAACCAACCTCTTTCTGGTCCTCTTCCTCCTGCACCTACTCAACTTGATTGGTCCATTCAACAAGCTCGTTCAATTAG GACAAACTTGACAGCAAGTGGACCAAGGCCAAATCCACAAGGATCATATCATTATGGTTTGATAAACATTAGCAGGACAATAATTTTGGAGAGCTCAGCAGCACAAGTTAATGGCAAGCAGAGATATGCAGTGAACAGTGTGTCTTTTGTTCCAGGCGACACTCCATTgaagctagcagattacttcaACATTGGTGGTGTCTTCCAAGTTGGAAGCATCCCAGATACTCCCTCCCATAAGCCAATGTATCTCGCCACCTCTGTTATGGCCGCCAATTTTCGAGCATTCGTTGAGATCATCTTTCAAAACCACGAAAATATTGTCCAAAGTTGGCACATTGATGGATACTCATTTTGGGTTGTAGG AATGGATAGTGGTATCTGGACGCCTGATAGTCGTAAGGAGTACAACCTCGCCGATGCTGTTTCGAGGTGCACAACACAG GTATACCCTAGATCATGGACTGCGATTTACATGGCACTAGACAACGTTGGTATGTGGAACATAAGAAGTGAATTTTGGGCACGACAATACCTTGGACAACAATTCTATATGAGAGTATATTCACCAGTGGAATCTCCAAGAGATGAATATCCACTTCCAAAGAATGCTCTTCTTTGTGGCAGAGCTGTAGGCAGAACATAA
- the LOC130969817 gene encoding signal recognition particle 43 kDa protein, chloroplastic: MEAVLFAANPASHLKLLPTLKQPFSSTHHLPFRHKTNHVHLPPLSALQNQSQPTPTEDESYGEVKKIIGSRALEGATGMEYLIEWKDGHAPSWVPSDFIAKDVLSEYESPWWTAAKKADHDAFRQILDSDDGRDVNAVDSDGRTALLFVAGLGSEPCVRLLAESGADVDHRDNAGGLTALHMAAGYVRPGVAKLLLDLGADPEVEDDRGRTALDLARELLKSTPKGNPMQFGRRIGLEGVVRVLEGAVFEFAEVEEIIERRGKGENLEYLVRWKDGGANEWVKARFVAEDLVRDYEAGLEYAVAEAVLGKRVGDEGRPEFLVKWADMDEPTWEPEENVDPELVKEFELSSNGQAQISNGPIPSNGPEVVFSNQDSL; this comes from the coding sequence ATGGAAGCTGTTTTATTCGCCGCTAATCCAGCTTCTCACCTCAAACTTCTTCCCACTCTCAAACAACCCTTCTCTTCCACCCACCACCTCCCCTTCCGCCACAAAACCAACCACGTCCACCTCCCTCCTCTCTCCGCACTCCAAAACCAGAGCCAGCCAACTCCCACCGAAGATGAATCCTACGGCGAGGTCAAGAAAATCATCGGAAGCAGAGCCCTCGAAGGTGCCACTGGAATGGAGTACCTCATAGAGTGGAAAGACGGTCATGCCCCTTCTTGGGTCCCCTCTGACTTCATAGCCAAAGACGTCCTCTCCGAATACGAGTCTCCCTGGTGGACCGCAGCTAAGAAAGCCGACCACGACGCATTCCGTCAAATCCTCGACTCCGATGATGGTCGGGACGTCAACGCCGTCGACTCAGACGGCCGCACTGCCCTCCTCTTCGTCGCTGGACTGGGTtctgagccatgcgtccgcctCCTCGCGGAGTCCGGCGCCGATGTCGACCACCGCGACAACGCCGGCGGCCTCACCGCTCTCCACATGGCGGCTGGCTACGTGAGGCCCGGCGTCGCGAAGCTTCTCCTGGACCTCGGTGCGGATCCGGAAGTGGAGGACGATCGAGGGAGAACGGCGCTGGATCTGGCGAGGGAGCTTCTGAAATCGACGCCGAAAGGGAATCCGATGCAGTTTGGGAGGAGGATTGGGTTGGAAGGGGTGGTTAGGGTTTTGGAAGGCGCGGTTTTCGAGTTCGCGGAGGTGGAGGAGATTATTGAGCGGAGGGGGAAGGGTGAGAATTTGGAGTACCTTGTGCGGTGGAAGGATGGTGGCGCCAACGAGTGGGTGAAGGCGAGGTTTGTGGCGGAGGATCTGGTTAGGGATTACGAAGCTGGCCTTGAGTACGCGGTGGCGGAGGCTGTGCTTGGGAAAAGGGTCGGCGATGAAGGGAGACCAGAGTTTTTAGTTAAGTGGGCTGATATGGATGAGCCCACTTGGGAGCCTGAGGAGAATGTGGATCCTGAACTCGTTAAGGAGTTTGAGTTAAGTAGTAATGGTCAGGCCCAAATTAGTAATGGGCCTATTCCGAGTAATGGGCCTGAAGTGGTGTTTTCGAATCAGGACAGCCTGTGA